The genomic window AGTACAAGGAATTTTGGGATATTTTTATCCTGCTGTTCCGGTTACACTGGAAGAGTTCAAAGCATGGAATATTCCTTTTAGCTTTGATCGATATTGTAAGCCGCTTATTAATGATCAGATCCTTTGGAATTATTTGGGTGAAAACAATGGTAAAGCCCTCGAGTTCATTCATAATAATCATGATGGAACCTATTCATTTAAAGAGGAATTTGATACTCAGAGAAAGCTGGTCGATTTCTTTAAAAAAAATCCGCATGGTCAGATTGAAGAGCAATTAATTTCCCTTTGTGCGAATGTATTGTTTTTAGAGGAAGAAAGAGACGGTGAGAAAGTATATCATCCAAGATTTAATGTGTATAATATAGATTCTTATCAGTATTTGTCTGAAGAAGAGAAGAAATCTGTTTATGATCTTTACCATGATTATTTTTTCAGAAGACAGGATCATCTCTGGTATGAGAAAGCGATGGAAAAGCTTCCCATGATACTGAATGCGACAAAAATGTTGATTTGTGGAGAAGATTTAGGGCTGGTTCCTGCTTGTGTTCCTGTAGTGATGGATGAATTGGGAATTATTGCTTTGAAAATTCAGCGTATGCCTTCAGAGAATATTCCTTTTTATAACCCGAAAAATGCCAGTTATCTGAATGTTGTTACGGCTTCTACTCATGACAGTTCGACCTTGAGACAATGGTGGAAAGAAGATCAGGCTTTAATTCAGAAGTATTTTAACCAGCAATTAGTCCAATACGGAAAAGCACCAGAAGAATTGGATTCTTCTCTGGCAGAAATCATTATGAAACAACACCTTTATACTGATGCTGTATTGGCAATTTTCCCTATTCAGGAGTTTTTAGCTACTGATGAGGAACTTACCAACCCAAAAACAGACAATGAAAGAATCAATAACCCTGCGGTATTTCCTCACTATTGGCGTTACAGGATGCATTTGAATCTTGAAGACTTAAAACAGGAAAAATTGTTCAATAAAAAAATTGCAGGTTGGGTGAAAGATAGCGGAAGAGTGTAAATTTAACACCTGATTATCAATTAATTAACAATAAATTAAAAGAAGTTTTATCATATGATTTAACTTCTTTTTTGTATTCATATCCAAAAGATAGAATAAAGATATTCTGCTATATTATAACCAATTAACAACTATTGAAATGAAAAAAATATTAATAGGTCTTGCCATGAGTTTTGCGGCTTTGTCGTTTGCTCAGCAATATCCAAATAACGGATGGGGAGATGATGACGGATATTATGAGAATGATGGATATTATAGTGATCAGGATGATCAAAATTATTTCCCGGATGATTATTATTACAACTATCCTCAGGATTATTATCCCGGTGATTATTATCAAAGTAATTATAATGATTACAGAAACAGTATCATTAGCATCAACTGGAATGTCTTTTTTGCTCAGAACAGATTATCCCGTTGGCAAATTGACCAGGTATTAAGATTAAACAACCTTTATATAAGTTTTTCATCTTGGAATAATTTTTACAGATATAATCCTGACAGATGGTACTATGACAGATTTTATGCATTAGAAAGAATTTTAGGTCCCAGAGTTTTTGTGGTTTTCCGAAATAATTATTACAGAGGATACAGCCCGGTTGTCTATTTCCAAAATTACAGAAGAACCCACTATGCTTCCATCTGCAGACCTATACCTAGATACAGAAATGTGAATATTAATATTTACAGAGTAGACAGAGCTAAATTCCGAAGAATGGATAATCCGACCATCAATATTGTAAGAAGTCAAAGACCTAACAACGGATTCAGAGGAAATAATGATAATGCAGTGAGAAACAATGGAGGATTCCGAAATCAAGCTGAAAACAGAAATAATAATTCCGGAGGATTCAGAAATGAAAACAACGGAATAAGAAATAACGGCGGATTCAGAGGAAATAATGATAATAAAGTAAGAAGTAATGGTGGTTTCCGTAATGAAAGAGTTGAAAATAATGGAAATGGAGGCGGATTCAGAGGAGGTGAGGTAAGACGAGAAAGTGCTCCGAGAAGAGAAAATAATGGTGGAGGTTTTAGAAATGAAGGAGGTTCCAGAAGAAGTGAAAATGTCGCTCCAAGAGAAAACAGGGGAAATGAAGGCCGAGGAAACGGAGGTTTCCGAAACGGATTTGCAAAGAATTAAATTTTCATATATTTATATTTAAGTGGTGTGAGGGCAGATTTTAGGATCTGCTCTTTTTTTATTTTTAAAAATTTGTTATTTAATATTAAAAATTAACATTATTTATGAATATTTCAATTTAACTTTAATTTTAACTAATAATCAAAAAGATATAAAAAGAATAATTAAATATTTTAAAAGATGAAAAAATTAGTTTTAGCACTAGCATTTATCGGAATGGGAAGCTTTGCAATGGCACAACAGACCACTACAACTCCCCAAGACAGAGAAGCAAGAAAAGCAGAATTTCAGCAAAAAAGAGCACAAAAGGAAAAAGAACATTTAGATCAGATGCAAAAAGATTTGAACTTAAATCAGGCTCAGGTAACTCAAATTAAAGCTTTGCATGAAAAAAGAAAAGCTGAAATGAAAGCTGAATTTGATAAAAACAAAGAAGCAAGACAAGCTAAAATGGAGGAGATGAAAGCCAAAAGAGCACAAATGGATGCAGACATGAAGAACATCTTAACTCCGGACCAGTACGATAAATGGCAAGCTGACAGAAAAGCTAAAATGGAGCAAAGAAAAGTAGCGATGAAGGAAAAAGGTATGAAAGAAAGAAGAATGATGAAAAAGCCGATGACTACGGCCGCTCCCGAAGCGAATTAATAGTTTATAATTTTGATTTTTTAATGTTAGAAGGACGGATGTATTTCCGTCCTTTTTGTATTAATTTTAATTAAATTTTTTTGATTTCGGGCTTTTATTCCCTAATTTTGAATATAAATTTATTACTTATGGTTAGCGAGAAAATTGCAAAATTAATTAACGAACAAATAGCTCACGAACAATACGCTGCACAATATTATCTTTCAATGTCTGCTTGGTTTTCAAGTAAGGATCTGGATGGAATTGCCAATTATTTCAGAGTGCAGAGCAAAGAAGAATTGATGCATGCTGATAAAATGTTTGATTATTTAAATGATGTAGGAGGCGAAATCATTATAGGAGAAATTGCAAAACCACCTCATGAATTTGAAAATGCAACAGATATTTTTGAAAAAGCATTGGCTCACGAGAAAATCGTAACAAAAAGTATCTTTAATATTGTAAAAAATGCAAATGAAGAAGGAGATTTTGCGACTACTTCTTTCCTGCAATGGTTCATCAACGAACAGGTAGAAGAGGAAGCAAGTGCATCACAATTGGTGACTAAAATTAAAATGGTGTGTGATAATCCTTCTGCATTGTATCTTTTTGATCAGGAATTGGCACAGAGAGTGTTTACTCCGGATCCGACAGCTTAATTTAGCTTTAAGTTATTAAAAGCATAGCTTTTCGGCGGCACCAAAGGTGCCGCCGAAATTTTTATAAATTGAATTAGTCAATACTTAATCTGACAGTTATAATCAAATTAAATAACTTTAAAACAGATTAAGTATTATGACAACGCAACAAAAAATTATCAAAAACAAGTTAGGTGTACTTGAATTAGCACAACATTTAGGAAATGTATCCAAAGCTTGTAAAGTAATGGGTTATTCCCGAGACAGTTTTTATCGATTCAAAGAACTGTATGAGCAAGGAGGTGAATTAGCATTACAGGAAATCTCGAGAAGAAAGCCAGTATTAAAGAATCGTGTGGATGAAGTTATTGAAAAGGCTGTTGTTGATATAGCCATTGAAAACCCTGCTTTGGGGCAGCTTAGAGTAAGTAATGAACTTAAAAAGAAAGGTTTCATTGTATCGCCAGGGGGAGTCAGAAGTATTTGGTTAAGGCACGATCTACATACATTTAAGTTAAGATTAAAAGCTTTGGAAGCCAAATCCGCTCAAGATGGTATAGTCCTTACTGAATCTCAACTTTCAGCATTAGAAAGGGCTAAGGAAGAGAAAAAAGCTCACGGAGAAATTGAAACTCATCATCCTGGATATTTAGGAGCTCAAGACACTTATTACGTAGGCAATATCAAAGGAGTTGGACATATTTATCAGCAAACTTTTATTGACACGTATTCTAAAGTAGTATTTGCAAAGCTATATGACCGTAAAAATGCTCTTATTGCTGCTGACATGCTTAATGATCAGGTAGTCCCTTTCTTTGAGCAGCAGGAACTTCGTTTACTCAGAATTTTAACAGACAGAGGAACGGAATACTGTGGAATAAGAGAACAGCATGAATACCAACTTTATTTAGCCATTGAAGATATTGATCACACGAAGACCAAGGCTAAAAGTCCTCAGACTAACGGCATTTGTGAACGCTTTCACAGGACGATACAGGAAGAGTTTTATGCCATAGCTTTCAGAAAGAAAATTTATAGAAGCATTGAAGAACTGCAATTAGACCTAAACAGCTGGCTATCGTATTACAACAATGAAAGAACGCATACAGGAAAACATTGTTACGGTAAAACACCGATGCAGATGTTTTTGGATAGTAAACCTATTGCAAAAGAGAAATTATTGGAAACTCTTGCAGAGGAACAAAAAATCCTTACTTTTGGAAGTAAGGACAATATTGGATAACTGACAATTATTTTTAACCCCTAACTGTCAGATAAAGTCGTGGCTATTACATATAAATAAATCAACTGAGTCTTCAACACCTTTCTTCCCAATTTTTCCAGAATGTGCTTGTAGTTCTCAATCTGCTTCTCATTCTTCTCTGTTTCTTCCCCAGTTTTAAAATCGATGATAATATAACCTTCATCACTTTTCAATATCCGGTCGGGGCGATACATGCGGCTTTCCCCGTTTTCGGAAATCATGATGTCTTTTTCATTGATGACTTCCCATTTTTCATCAAAAAATTCAGCGTAGGTTTTAATAATTTGTTCTAATGTATTTTGAATTTCATCCTTTTCTTCATGGGTGATTTGTCCATCCAGAACATAAGTCTCCAATACCTTTGCAATATCTTTTTCAGTATTGATTTTCGATAACAGTTCATGAACAAAAAGTCCGATTCTTACCTTCTCGTTTCTTACCTGGTAATTTTTGGAAGGAGTTGCAATTTTGATTGACGTATTTTTTTCGTTGATGTTTTTTAAGTTGTTGATATCTTTAGTCTCAAACGTTGACGTTTTATCTTTTGAATGTTTTTTCAACATTTCAGGATGAACTTCATAAACGTCAAATTCATCAAGATTTTCAGAGTTTTTAGATTGCAGAAATTCCAGCAATTCAAGATTGTTCGATGTTTTATTGGCTTTTTGGATATAAAAAAATAATTGCTCTACAGGTCGGGTTGTTGCAACATACTGTAAACATAGCCTGTCAACAAAATTTTTATAGGCGTTTTGTTTGTTGAACTTTTCAATTTCCTCATCGTAGACTTCAAGATTTTTGCTGAATTGATTAATGTTAACCGATTTCAAAGCAGTGTTGTCGCTTGTTTCGAACCAGTTGGTAAACTCAGCATCACGATTTTTGTTCATCATTGGAATAAAGACAATCGGGAATTCCAGCCCTTTTGCTTTGTGGATGGTCATGATCTGAATAGCATCAATATTTTCCGAAGCCTGAATGGTGTACGTTGAAGCTTCTTCATCCCAATATTTTAAAAACTCTTTCGTACTTGCACCTGCATTTTGAGTAAAGTTGAAAAGCATTTCCAGAAAATTCAACAGGAAATCAGTTTCTTTGTTTTCAACCGAAAATTCATTGATGTAATATTCTACAAAATTGTACAGATTAAACCTTGGAAAATTATCCTGTCTTAATTGTAGAGAATATTTCTGTTGAATGAACTGCAAAATTGCTTCATGCGTTTCAATCTCCAAAATTTCCTTCATTTCCAGTGTAAAATCTGACATGTGAATTCTTCCCAGCTTACTCAGATGATACATCATCATGATTAAATTGGGCTTATTCTTCGGATTGGTTTCCCATTTCAGAAATTCAATCACTGCTTTCAGGGTATTGGATAATTCTAAAGTAAGTCCTTTATCGGAAATCGTCTTAATATTTGTTTCTTCCCCTTTATAATTGACTTTCAGGCTTCCCAGTTTTTGAGAGTAACTGAAAATATCGAAATTTCCCCGACAGAGAATCGTAATATCAGAAAATTTAAAACCATTATTCAGACTTTCCTGGATATCTTTCTGCATTCTTTCAGAAGTATCGTTGTAGAAATCTTCGTTGGTTAGGTTTTCTATTAAATTAACTTTTACACGGCCATCGATTCCCGATTTTGGATTTTGCATTCCATCTGTTCCGAAAATATGTTGATGTTCTTCCGCTAATTCTCGTGAATGAAACTCATACAGCTCATTATTGAACTTCACAATGTTTTTTGCACTTCGCCAGTTATCTTTTAAAACTAAAAGTTCTGCTTCTTTAGGAGAAATTTCTTTTTTATTGATAATATCCAGCATCAGCTTACTTTCACCACCACGAAAGCGGTAAATACTTTGTTTGGGATCACCAACTAACGTAAATGATGTATTTTCCGTAGAAACAGAGTGGTCTCTTAACGGTACGAAATTCTGCCATTGAAGTTCTGAAGTATCCTGAAATTCATCAAAAAAATAATGCTGAAACTGTGAACCTACTTTTTCATAAATAAAGGCAGAAGGTTCATTCCGAAGATTTTCATTGATGAGAATATTGAATTTTGAAAGTAAAACCAGATCATTCTCTTCCTCGATTTTTTTCAATTCATCCTGAATGTCTTTATTTACTTTTAAAGGAAGAAGTGCCGATAAGATTTTCTCCTTTTTCTGGGTTTCAATGTATAAAAGAATCAGCTGCATTCTGTTTTCAAGCAATTGATCCAGAATTTCTAAGATTTCAGCTTCCTTATGCTTTGATTTCGTAGCTGCTCCTTTTCTGTAATTATTGATAACAGATTCTTCTGCAGTCGTTGGAAAAGGAAAACCTGTTCTTTTTTGATGATAGAAATCTAAAACTTTTGTGAAAAATCCCCCGATTCCATTTTTTCCCTGTGCAAAATCCTCAATCTCAATATTTCTGGACTTAAATAAATCAATGGATTGTGTGGCAAGTTCTGCAGCCTGTTTTTTGTTGGCAACAATTTCTTTTCGAAGAGAGTCTTTTATGTTTTCATAATTCGTGTTGTCGAAATCTTTATTGTTTTTAAGATGTTCGTAATGAATATCTTTTACAAACTCTTTCGCCGAATCATAAAGGTTTTTATTTAAGTTAATTCGCTCATTATTTTCAAGACTGTAATCTACATAATCCATGAAGGAATTGGAAATCACCTCATTTTCTCCGATTTGGTCGAGCATTTTGTCAACGGCTTCAATCAAAAACGGTTCTGCTTCGATTTCAAGATTAAAGTTCTTTGCCAATCCCAATTCATAGGAAAAACTTCTTACCAAGCGCGAATTGAAGCGGTCAATCGTTCCGATATTTAAAGTGGAGTAATTATGAAGAATATAATCCAGTAATTTTTTGGCTCGGAGATGCAATTCGTCAAGACTAATTTTCAATCCTTCCTCTTCAAATGCCTTTTGAATATTTTTTAAGTCTCCATTGTCAGCAAAATGATCAGCAGAGAAATTTCCCAGCCACGATAAAATTCTTTCCTTCATTTCATTGGCTGCTTTATTGGTAAAGGTTAAAGCCAGAATATTCCTGATCGATTGCTGCTGATTAGGATACCGAAGACAGATCATCAAAAGCCTCTGAACAAGGGCGTATGTTTTCCCCGAACCCGCTGAAGCATTGATAACTGTATAAGAATTTTGCATGTTTTGAGTGGAATTGAAACTGCAAGTTAGCTAAACTTGGCTTAAATTTTAACATATTTCAAGCGCTATTTAACAGTTTTAAAAGTAAAATTCTAAAAGAATTCACAAAACACGTTAACTGTGGTTAAACTTATGGTTTAATTTAAAAATAACTTTAGTTTTGCTTTATAAAAAACTGTCCGTGAAATTAAAACTACTTTTTACCTTTTTCGTCTTATTTTTCATCAACATGAATGCCCAAAACTATATTTTCGGTAAGATCAATACCGAAAATGGAGTTGAGTTGAAGGATGCTACTGTAATCAACATCAGGACTAACGAACGTGTCGTTTCTAATGACGACGGTCATTTTATGATTTCCGGAAGAGTAGGCGACGAGCTTCGTATTGTAAAATCAGGCTATGAAAGAGTGAGTAAAAAAGTAAATGAAGATAATGTAAAATCATCGTTACAAATTACCCTGATAAAAACGGCTACATTAATTGATGAGGTAGAGATCAAAAAGGGAATAACGGGAGATCTGTCTATTGATTCTAAAAATCTAAATCAACAGAAGAAGGTACAGAAGCTGAAAAGCGAACTTACGCTTTATATGTCTCAAAAATCCGATCCCAGGGTTTTGGCTGCAAGACCCGGAGAATTTGTTCAGCCTAAAGGACAAGGATTTTCTATAGGAAAAGTCAAAAATAAATGGGACGATATCGATTTTATGAAATACCTGATTTCTGTGTTGGGTGAGCAATATTTCATAGAGTTGAAAATTGAAAAACCCCAAATTCAGCATTTTATCTATTATGTTTTTGCAGGAGGTTTTGAACGGAAAAATATATTGAAATACGGCTATTGCAGTGATGCAGATTTGATGAGGTTCCAACGTGCAGTATTGGTGAGAATCGCTTCTTATCGAGCCCCTCAAACCCAAAAATAAATAATTTAAGTGTTTGATTAGTATTTGAGTAACCGCATTTCGGAATAATAATTGATGATTGAGTAACATCAAATCACAAATTAAAATGAATAAAACAATTATTGCTATCGCAGTTGCTGCATTGGGTTTCATCATCGGTTTAGGACTTTTAGGAAATGCCATCAAAAACCGGAATAAATCTGAAAATACCATTTCGGTAACCGGTTTAGGAACCAAACCATTTACCTCAGATCTTATCACATGGTCAGGAAGTTTTTCAAAAAATAATCTCGATCTGAAATCAGCTTATGACGAATTAGCTTCAGATCGAAAAGTGATTAATGATTATTTGCTTTCAAAAGGAATTAAGCAGAACGAAATCGTCTTCTCATCGGTAGATATTCAAAAGCAGTTCAGAAGCTATAATGATTCTAATGGAAATTATGTTCAGGGTGAGTTTTCCGGATATAACCTGACCCAAAAAGTGTCTATTGAAAGTAAGGAAGTTGCCAAAATTGAAAATCTTTCCAGGAATATTACCGAAATTATCAATCGTGGAATTGAATTTACATCCTCTTCGCCATCCTATTTTTACACCAAGCTTTCTACGGTGAAGCAGGAAATGATCGCTTCTGCAACAAAAGATGCTAAGGAACGAGCTGAAAAAATCGCTGAAAACTCAGGAAGCAGCCTTGGTAACCTTAAAAAAGCAACAATGGGTGTCATACAGATTACCGCTCCGAATTCAAATGAAGATTATTCTTACGGAGGAACTTTTAATACGTCTTCTAAAGAAAAAGAAGCAAGTATTACTATAAAATTAGAATATGAAGTGAATTAAAAAAGTCAGAAGTTAGCTTCTGACTTTTATATTTAATGATAAACAATATCGTAGATTTCTTCTTTGATTTCCTTTATATTTTCGGGAGCGTAGTTTGCCAGGAGCCAAAGTTTAAGAGCGTTTTTTCCTTCTCCATAGCTAGGCTGTACATATAGCTCATCTACTAGTCTGAAGTTATTTTTCTGATAAAACGCATAGCGTCTTTTGGCATCATCATCTAAATGTTCCGGTTCTATTTCCAAGATAATTCTAGGATAATTTTTAAATAAATAGCCAGTGATGTGAGAGCCTAGTTTCTGACTTCTGAACTCAGCAAATACTTCAAAGTGCTCTACAAAAACAAAATGACTGAGCTCCCAGATAATTAAGTAGCCGATATTTTTTGTGTCATGCAAAACCGAAATAATCTTAGCATTCGGATGACTCAAAAGATTGATAAAAGGAGCCCAATCCCTTCTTTCGTCTTCCGGAAAGGTGGTAGAATACGAGTTATAGATTTCCTGAACCCTGTAATCTTCAGGAGAAGTGATTTGTAAAAATTCCATGGTTATAAATCAAAAACATTAGGTCTTCGGGTAATAAAAATATCTTTAATCCAAAGAGTAAAAGCCAAGCCCAGATAAATTAAAAAGAAAAACCCTGCAGTCGCAAAAGTAGAGTAGATAAAAAACACTCTTAATTTTGAAACAGGAATTCCCAGTTTAGCGCCTGTTCTCGTAAGAACACCAAACCATTCTCTTTCCATTTTGTGTCGGATATTGCTCAGCATTTTATGTCTCTTTTAAAATTTTTAAACCAATACCGCAATTTAAGCAATTTTTTGTTTCACAATTGCTTTTATAATGATAAATGAGGCTTTGGCTTTCCAGTGCTGTATCGGGTTTTACTTTCAGTTTTTTCCAGTTTTCAGTAATAAAATTCTTTTCAGGAGGTAAGCTTTTATAGAAGCTGATCATCTCTTCCGGGTTGTCTTCGTTATGGTATTGATGGTAAGTGTATTTTACAGGTAAAATGCTGTTGAAAATAATAAGATTGATAAATTCTTTGCTTAAAATTTTAGGTTGGATATGAGAAGATATTTTTCCAAAATTGAATTTATCATCCCAATATTCGGAAGCTTTGATATTTTTAAAAATTTCATATACTTCTTCAGAGTCTTTTGCCGAAATGAGTTTTGAGAAAAGATTCTGATGTTGAAAATAAAGGTTAGCTAACTGAGAAAGACGAATCGTTGGGAAATTCGGAGGTCTTAATCTTAAAAATTTAGGATGAGTTCTGAGATAAGGAAGGTTGAATTTTGTTGTAAGAAAATCAAATTCCCGTTTCCACAGTTTCATCTGGTCGTCGATTGGGTTTTCAAGCCAACCTGAAATTCCGAAAAATAAAGCTTCAAGCTGGATTTTATCCTGTCTGATTTTATTAATGATGGAAAAATCTATGCTTTCTGCAATTTGTTTAAAAATAAAAGCATTCACTTTGAGCCCGAAAGAATAGGCGAGATGATGAAAAAGTACGGCTTCGAAATTATTTTTTGATCTTTTAAGATCTTCTTCAATAGAAATCGATTTTTCCTGAAGCTTTTTTAAAACATTCTCTTCATGGAAGTAAAAAGGAATGTTGTGGGGAGTGAAAAGGTTTTCACAGGAAATAAACTGATTTTCATAAAGTAGTTTTTCGTATTTCCCGAGAATATTCTCATCAATATGTTTTTTAAGTTCTAATGTCGGGATATTTTTAGCGGTAAATTCTTCAATTTCTATGTCGTGCTGGAAGACTACATGTAGAATGATATTCTGATAATTAGGATCATCAGAATGCTGATGGAAAATCCAGTCTGAAGATTTTACGTGCAGTTCAATGTTACCGGCAAGGATTACATTTTTAGTTTTAATTTTTGCCATCAGGAAATCGGGTCCGGAATCCGTATTCCATTTTCCGGAATGTAGGATTTCAATTGAATTTCCATCAGTATCTTTAAAATCAAAATTGGTGAAAATCTTGAAATTCCAAAGATATTGGAGAAGCTTTTCATTCATAATTTGTGTTTGTGTAACCACTAATTTATGAATTTTAATTAAATATATTTGATTCGGTTTACCATAAAAAACTGCTCAGAAATCATCTGAACAGTTTACATTTTTATGATAAAATGAATTTATTCCGATACCGAAGCTTGTGCGGTCAGTTTGAAATTTTCAATAGTCGTTTTGTACATTTCTTCGTAAATAGGAAGGATATTTTTCAAATCAAATTTTACGGCTTGTTCTTTTGCATTCAGTTTCATTTTTGCCAAAAGTTCATCATTGTTTAACAATTTGATACAGTAATTACTCATCGCTTCTACATTTCCGATTTCAGCTAAAAATCCTGTTTCTCCCTGAATATTTACTTCCGGAATTCCTCCTGCGTTGGAACTGATCACCGGAGTGTAAGCCGCCATTGCTTCCAATGCTGCCAAACCGAAGCTTTCCTGCTCAGAAGGCAGTAAGAACACATCGGAAAGCTGAAGAATTCTGTACAGGTCATTCACTTTTCCTAAAAGACGGATTTTTGAAATCAGTTCCGGGTTTTCTTCCAAAAACTGATTGATTTTCTCCATATCCGGACCTTCTCCAATGATAATTAACTTGGACTTTACTTTTTTCTCTACATTTTTGAATATCTGCAAAACTTCATCTACACGTTTTACCGGTCTTAAATTGGAAACATGGATTAAAATCTTTTCATCAGGATTGGCAAACTGCGTTCTCTGGCATTCATTACATTCATCAAACTCAGAATTGTCGATAAAGTTGGTGATTACCTGAATTTCCTTTTTAATATTGAAAAACTGCAGCGTGTCTTTTTTTAAGCTTTCGGAAACGGATGTTATCGCATCAGATTTATTGATGGAAAACTCTACAGCGTGTTTATAGCTTGGGTGTTGCCCTACTAACGTGATGTCGGTTCCGTGAAGTGTTGTTACCAACGGGATGTCATTATTATCTTCATGAAGCATCTGTTTTGCCGTAAAAGCTGCATATGCATAAGGAATGGCGTAATGAGCATGAAGCAGATCAAGTTTGTACAGATTAACGACACGATAGATCATCGAGCTTAGCGCAATATCATAAGGCTGATACTGAAAAAGCGGATAGGTCTGAACGTTTACTCTGTGAAAAAAAATATTAGGATTGGTAATATCTAATCTTGCAGGCAGGGCTGAACTGATGAAGTGTACTTCATAGCCTTTATTAGCAAGTGACATCCCTAGTTCTGTTGCTACAATTCCGCTTCCTCCGTAGGTTGGGTAGCAAAGTATGCCTATTTTCATCTGTAAATATTTTATTTTTAATGGTCAGATGGAACGCTTACGATTATTTTCTATTGCTAAGAAAGTTTTCTTATTGGCGTTTCATTGTATAGTTTGTTTGATATGGTCTAATGTATTGATTTTACTTTCAGGTCGATTCCCATTCCTGCTTTCAGTTTGTCATTTACCAAAACCGGAAGTCTGCCTGAAATATTGGTCTTTCCGTTGAGTGCATTTGCCGTTGCCGTCATAGAATCGTCATTATTTTCATAAGAAACCAAAACGGTAGATACTTTTGAAATATCAATATCTTTTAACGCATAAGCACTTCCGAAAACATTCAGAATTACATTTTGTTTTTTTGCTAAATCTTCCAAAATCTTTTTCGATTCTGCTGAAATTTTATAAGGTTTATAAGCCGTAGAATTGTCCTTGTGGAATCCTACAATCACCGTAGAATTAGCAGGGATGGTATTGATTTCATTCGATTTTTTAATTATGATATTTGATCCCAGCTGATTGGCAAAAGTCTGATAAGGTGCTTCTTCCAACGGAACATAATAAATTTGTTTTCCGTTTAACGGAAGCAGTTTTTTATCATCTTTTAATAACGTAAGAGCATTTGAATATAAATTCTGAACCAAAATTTTATGAGAATCATTGTTAAGATCCTGGTTAATGTTTTCAGGATTTTTCGGACTATATTTATCTAAGCCTAAGAAATATTTGGTCAAAAGAATTTTCTTTACACTTTCTTCAACTCTTGCCTGAGGAATTTCTCCGTTATCAATCGCTTTTTGAATCAATTTTTTCCCTTCTGCAACACCCTGAGAAAAAAGCATAATGTCGTTTCCTGCTTTAA from Chryseobacterium camelliae includes these protein-coding regions:
- a CDS encoding IS481 family transposase; this translates as MTTQQKIIKNKLGVLELAQHLGNVSKACKVMGYSRDSFYRFKELYEQGGELALQEISRRKPVLKNRVDEVIEKAVVDIAIENPALGQLRVSNELKKKGFIVSPGGVRSIWLRHDLHTFKLRLKALEAKSAQDGIVLTESQLSALERAKEEKKAHGEIETHHPGYLGAQDTYYVGNIKGVGHIYQQTFIDTYSKVVFAKLYDRKNALIAADMLNDQVVPFFEQQELRLLRILTDRGTEYCGIREQHEYQLYLAIEDIDHTKTKAKSPQTNGICERFHRTIQEEFYAIAFRKKIYRSIEELQLDLNSWLSYYNNERTHTGKHCYGKTPMQMFLDSKPIAKEKLLETLAEEQKILTFGSKDNIG
- a CDS encoding ferritin, which produces MVSEKIAKLINEQIAHEQYAAQYYLSMSAWFSSKDLDGIANYFRVQSKEELMHADKMFDYLNDVGGEIIIGEIAKPPHEFENATDIFEKALAHEKIVTKSIFNIVKNANEEGDFATTSFLQWFINEQVEEEASASQLVTKIKMVCDNPSALYLFDQELAQRVFTPDPTA
- a CDS encoding PspC family transcriptional regulator — protein: MLSNIRHKMEREWFGVLTRTGAKLGIPVSKLRVFFIYSTFATAGFFFLIYLGLAFTLWIKDIFITRRPNVFDL
- a CDS encoding SIMPL domain-containing protein, whose translation is MNKTIIAIAVAALGFIIGLGLLGNAIKNRNKSENTISVTGLGTKPFTSDLITWSGSFSKNNLDLKSAYDELASDRKVINDYLLSKGIKQNEIVFSSVDIQKQFRSYNDSNGNYVQGEFSGYNLTQKVSIESKEVAKIENLSRNITEIINRGIEFTSSSPSYFYTKLSTVKQEMIASATKDAKERAEKIAENSGSSLGNLKKATMGVIQITAPNSNEDYSYGGTFNTSSKEKEASITIKLEYEVN
- a CDS encoding UvrD-helicase domain-containing protein, whose translation is MQNSYTVINASAGSGKTYALVQRLLMICLRYPNQQQSIRNILALTFTNKAANEMKERILSWLGNFSADHFADNGDLKNIQKAFEEEGLKISLDELHLRAKKLLDYILHNYSTLNIGTIDRFNSRLVRSFSYELGLAKNFNLEIEAEPFLIEAVDKMLDQIGENEVISNSFMDYVDYSLENNERINLNKNLYDSAKEFVKDIHYEHLKNNKDFDNTNYENIKDSLRKEIVANKKQAAELATQSIDLFKSRNIEIEDFAQGKNGIGGFFTKVLDFYHQKRTGFPFPTTAEESVINNYRKGAATKSKHKEAEILEILDQLLENRMQLILLYIETQKKEKILSALLPLKVNKDIQDELKKIEEENDLVLLSKFNILINENLRNEPSAFIYEKVGSQFQHYFFDEFQDTSELQWQNFVPLRDHSVSTENTSFTLVGDPKQSIYRFRGGESKLMLDIINKKEISPKEAELLVLKDNWRSAKNIVKFNNELYEFHSRELAEEHQHIFGTDGMQNPKSGIDGRVKVNLIENLTNEDFYNDTSERMQKDIQESLNNGFKFSDITILCRGNFDIFSYSQKLGSLKVNYKGEETNIKTISDKGLTLELSNTLKAVIEFLKWETNPKNKPNLIMMMYHLSKLGRIHMSDFTLEMKEILEIETHEAILQFIQQKYSLQLRQDNFPRFNLYNFVEYYINEFSVENKETDFLLNFLEMLFNFTQNAGASTKEFLKYWDEEASTYTIQASENIDAIQIMTIHKAKGLEFPIVFIPMMNKNRDAEFTNWFETSDNTALKSVNINQFSKNLEVYDEEIEKFNKQNAYKNFVDRLCLQYVATTRPVEQLFFYIQKANKTSNNLELLEFLQSKNSENLDEFDVYEVHPEMLKKHSKDKTSTFETKDINNLKNINEKNTSIKIATPSKNYQVRNEKVRIGLFVHELLSKINTEKDIAKVLETYVLDGQITHEEKDEIQNTLEQIIKTYAEFFDEKWEVINEKDIMISENGESRMYRPDRILKSDEGYIIIDFKTGEETEKNEKQIENYKHILEKLGRKVLKTQLIYLYVIATTLSDS
- a CDS encoding GNAT family N-acetyltransferase: MEFLQITSPEDYRVQEIYNSYSTTFPEDERRDWAPFINLLSHPNAKIISVLHDTKNIGYLIIWELSHFVFVEHFEVFAEFRSQKLGSHITGYLFKNYPRIILEIEPEHLDDDAKRRYAFYQKNNFRLVDELYVQPSYGEGKNALKLWLLANYAPENIKEIKEEIYDIVYH